One Pirellulales bacterium genomic window carries:
- a CDS encoding alpha/beta hydrolase, with protein sequence MLCRSPILAVCMLLLVGGRGVAQSVAEPVAQPRWIPDSVEFLGDVPYAGTDNPRQKLDLLLPRSESNDPLPVVVFIHGGAWLAGDKRTDLRQALPYAESGQYAAASIGYRLSGEAKWPAQIHDCKAAIRWLRANAPQYRLDPQRIGVVGASAGGHLAAVLGTSGDVEAMAGTIGPHVDAASRVACVVDLFGPTDFLQMNRTALAGARFDHDSPDAPGALLIGGPIQDNKEKVAAANPMTYVTPDDAPFLIVHGTRDPLVPFNQSELLHQALRQVQATSTLITIEGAGHGQGFPAEVRQMTRRFFDHHLRGLRSEWKDETLPAAK encoded by the coding sequence GTGCTCTGCCGTTCTCCGATCCTAGCGGTCTGCATGCTGTTGCTCGTCGGCGGACGCGGCGTCGCCCAGTCGGTCGCCGAGCCGGTCGCGCAGCCGCGTTGGATTCCCGATTCGGTCGAGTTCCTGGGCGACGTCCCCTACGCCGGGACCGACAATCCGCGGCAGAAGCTCGACCTTCTCCTGCCGCGCAGCGAGTCGAACGACCCCTTGCCCGTCGTCGTGTTCATCCACGGCGGCGCCTGGCTTGCCGGCGACAAGCGCACCGACCTGCGCCAGGCGCTGCCGTACGCCGAGTCGGGGCAGTACGCCGCCGCGAGCATCGGCTACCGACTGAGCGGCGAGGCGAAGTGGCCCGCCCAGATTCACGACTGCAAGGCCGCAATTCGTTGGCTTCGGGCCAACGCCCCCCAGTATCGCCTCGACCCCCAGCGGATCGGCGTGGTCGGCGCCTCGGCCGGAGGACACCTCGCCGCGGTGCTCGGCACGAGCGGCGACGTCGAGGCGATGGCAGGAACGATCGGCCCGCACGTCGACGCGGCCTCGCGCGTCGCCTGCGTGGTCGACCTCTTCGGGCCGACCGACTTTCTGCAGATGAACCGGACGGCCCTCGCCGGCGCTCGCTTCGACCACGACAGCCCCGACGCGCCGGGGGCGCTGCTGATCGGCGGTCCCATTCAGGACAACAAGGAGAAGGTCGCCGCCGCCAATCCCATGACGTACGTCACGCCCGACGACGCGCCGTTTCTGATCGTGCACGGCACGCGCGATCCGTTGGTCCCGTTCAATCAATCGGAGCTTCTGCACCAAGCGCTGCGGCAAGTTCAAGCGACGTCGACGCTGATCACGATCGAAGGCGCCGGCCACGGCCAGGGATTCCCCGCCGAGGTCCGGCAAATGACAAGGCGCTTTTTCGACCATCACTTGCGCGGCCTTCGGTCGGAGTGGAAGGACGAGACGCTCCCCGCAGCAAAGTGA
- a CDS encoding PEP-CTERM sorting domain-containing protein, with translation MNRCMTTLGVWGAVLSLAGVCQATIVGFGQLGGNNTTVPAALGSNAVADGNGYVVSNGTTPNVALTWDSDWDIHTSNFFAPLEGQTVGGGDWDNQGNIPRIGQLDFGTHTIVFAADAGYAVVLNSFDFGHTGETAGTTNWDLELTDSSAAVVWSHSVEFVNGSTVTVAPNFTGAGGQSYTLTFNRTAETYGSNGRHGIDNLSFNQVTIPEPASLVLAGLGLLGAVAGLRRRS, from the coding sequence ATGAATCGGTGCATGACAACGTTGGGAGTCTGGGGAGCCGTGCTTTCGCTGGCCGGAGTCTGCCAGGCCACGATCGTCGGCTTCGGCCAATTGGGAGGCAACAACACCACGGTCCCGGCTGCGTTGGGATCCAACGCCGTCGCCGACGGAAACGGCTACGTCGTCAGCAACGGCACGACGCCGAACGTGGCGCTCACCTGGGATTCCGACTGGGATATCCACACTTCGAACTTCTTTGCTCCGTTGGAAGGGCAGACGGTCGGCGGCGGGGATTGGGACAATCAGGGCAACATCCCGCGGATCGGCCAGCTTGATTTCGGCACGCATACCATCGTCTTCGCCGCCGACGCCGGCTACGCCGTGGTCCTCAACTCATTCGACTTCGGCCACACCGGGGAAACGGCGGGGACCACCAACTGGGACCTGGAATTGACCGACTCCAGCGCCGCCGTCGTCTGGAGCCATTCCGTCGAGTTCGTCAACGGCTCTACCGTCACGGTCGCTCCGAACTTCACCGGCGCAGGGGGCCAGAGCTACACGCTCACCTTCAACCGCACCGCTGAAACTTACGGTTCCAACGGCCGTCACGGCATCGACAACCTGAGCTTCAATCAGGTGACGATCCCCGAACCGGCCAGTTTGGTCCTGGCGGGCCTCGGCCTCCTGGGCGCCGTCGCCGGCCTCCGCCGACGGTCGTAA
- a CDS encoding CotH kinase family protein, which translates to MEKLEPRMVLAAQPIITEFMASNDSTLYDGYGIPSDWIELFNAGDQPVDLAGYALTDNAQDLQKWTFPSATLAPGQYLVVFASGNGVADNQGNLHANFALAAGGEYLALSDPQGVVLSEYGSGGANYPPQSSDVSYGLAFSTTTTEAVGPSSAVRYRIPTNSSVDATWTASGFDDATWSAGTASIGYETSGTDFAALIQTTVPAGTTSVYVRIPFHVATAGSTISTLQMKYDDGFVAYLNGAPIASANAPAAPAWNSVATTTHPDSAAVAYVDFDVSGYSHLLQTGTNTLAIHLLNAGSSSSDLLLVPRLTVQSGTPIEPELVGRMISPTPGAPNTQVQANLVAFSRPGGAFSGPFQLTLSTPDPTETIRYTLDGSTPTATSPLYAGPLTISATTRVHARAFGPLGQVGPVKSEAYTFASASVSSFTSDLPIIVLENFAAGTPGNDFQDAWMSLYDVSSTTGRSSLADLASFSSFIGQHVRGSSTAGQPKTNLRIELRDGLRNDLAASLLGMPEEADWVLYAPYNFDRAMIRNTTFYELFRQMGRYAARTRYVEVYANFNGGTLDGADYMGVYVLMENVKRDPNRVDVDKLYPLQTAEVDLTGGYILKLDRSDGEPDASWKTSRGIPTLSGSLLVHVEPERAEMSLAQRDYIRGYVQAFEDALYGPNSTDPLLGYEAFLDVDPTIDHHIMRVFSKDPDGLRLSTFLVKDRGGKLSFGPVWDFDRAAGADDDARAADPTGWPMPDVSWFESDWWGQLFDDPDFTQRWVDRWQELRRGVLSDANILATVAAEAAPLVEAQARNFARWPTSAPNGGAYADSGLSGWLAEISHFGNWLVARAQWIDEQLIARPGMSPAAGVVSPGTVVTLTATPGAAVYYTLDGSDPRADGGAVSSAAILYTGPFSVAQTTTVTARSLGTPPPQSASRYPAAESPSRAVDGNSATKYLNYGKEGSGLIVTPASGPAIVRSFILTTANDVSARDPASYQIYGTNDPIASKDNSTGLAENWTLVSSGTLNLPEARRTNGPVVSFANSTSYSSYKIVFPTVKNSASANSLQFADVQMHQTLNGTGLGVLGASDQVRAINVASPDVNFGVSAWSERTAGQFAIEVPASAANLRITEIHYHPADPTPAELALAPGIVDNDFEFVELRNISAEAISLSGVRFTEGIGFDFTLGGVAVLQPGQSVLIVGNPAAFAARYGTDLSIAGQFTGRLDNSGERLKLVDANDQVIHDFVYDDAPPWPTAPDGDGPSLEVVSVWGNYGQGANWRASAVLHGSPGAQPWRPGDMTDDGAVDGVDFLAWQRGFGTVYVPADLYEWKATYGTETASQSAVAAIAAPAAIDESALAAAARLPTTTAERRPAAVWAWLADAGLTASSPDRVAGPGEPARSPRSTDAGEAAVARLHDDVLAREPFARRSSAWAEKLAQALGEEESPHGEDRFLADAVGSLLTSKKMSRILRRGATPLA; encoded by the coding sequence TTGGAAAAGCTTGAACCCCGGATGGTCTTGGCCGCTCAGCCGATCATCACGGAATTCATGGCCTCGAACGACTCGACCTTGTACGACGGCTACGGCATTCCGTCCGACTGGATCGAGCTGTTCAACGCCGGCGATCAGCCGGTCGACCTCGCGGGCTACGCGCTGACGGACAACGCCCAAGACTTGCAGAAGTGGACGTTCCCCAGCGCCACGCTCGCCCCCGGACAGTATTTGGTCGTGTTCGCTTCGGGCAACGGCGTCGCCGACAACCAGGGCAATCTCCACGCCAACTTTGCGCTGGCGGCCGGCGGGGAGTACCTCGCACTGAGCGATCCCCAGGGGGTCGTGCTGTCGGAGTACGGTTCGGGGGGTGCAAACTACCCGCCGCAGAGCTCGGACGTCTCCTACGGACTGGCGTTCTCGACGACGACGACCGAAGCGGTCGGACCCTCCTCCGCCGTCCGCTATCGCATTCCGACGAACTCCTCAGTCGACGCGACCTGGACCGCGTCCGGGTTTGACGACGCGACGTGGTCCGCGGGAACTGCGAGCATCGGTTACGAAACCTCGGGCACGGACTTCGCGGCGCTGATCCAGACGACCGTCCCGGCGGGGACGACGTCGGTCTACGTGCGGATCCCGTTCCACGTCGCGACGGCGGGTTCGACGATCTCGACGCTGCAAATGAAGTACGACGACGGCTTCGTCGCGTATCTCAACGGCGCCCCGATCGCAAGCGCGAACGCCCCGGCGGCGCCTGCCTGGAACTCGGTCGCAACGACGACTCATCCCGACTCTGCGGCCGTCGCCTACGTCGATTTCGACGTGAGCGGCTACTCGCACCTGCTGCAGACCGGGACCAATACGCTGGCGATTCACCTCTTGAACGCGGGCAGTTCGAGTTCGGACTTGCTGCTGGTCCCGCGATTGACGGTTCAATCCGGGACGCCGATCGAACCCGAACTGGTCGGGCGGATGATCTCGCCGACGCCGGGCGCTCCGAACACTCAGGTGCAGGCGAACCTCGTTGCGTTCTCGCGTCCCGGCGGCGCGTTCAGCGGTCCCTTTCAACTGACCCTCTCGACGCCCGATCCGACGGAGACGATCCGCTATACGCTCGACGGCTCGACGCCGACCGCGACCTCGCCGCTGTACGCAGGCCCCTTGACGATCAGCGCCACGACCAGGGTTCACGCTCGCGCGTTCGGGCCGCTGGGACAAGTCGGCCCCGTCAAAAGCGAGGCGTACACGTTCGCCAGCGCGTCGGTGAGCTCCTTCACGTCCGATTTGCCCATCATCGTGTTGGAGAACTTCGCCGCCGGAACGCCGGGAAACGACTTCCAGGACGCCTGGATGTCGCTGTACGACGTGTCTTCGACGACCGGGCGAAGCAGTCTCGCCGATCTCGCCAGCTTCTCCTCGTTCATCGGCCAACATGTGCGAGGGTCGAGCACGGCCGGCCAGCCGAAGACGAACTTGCGGATCGAACTGCGCGACGGCCTGCGCAACGATCTGGCGGCGTCCCTGTTGGGCATGCCGGAGGAAGCCGATTGGGTGTTGTACGCCCCGTACAACTTCGATCGGGCGATGATCCGCAACACGACGTTCTACGAACTGTTCCGCCAGATGGGACGCTACGCAGCCCGGACGAGGTATGTCGAGGTTTACGCCAACTTCAACGGCGGCACGCTCGACGGCGCGGACTATATGGGCGTGTACGTGTTGATGGAGAACGTCAAACGCGATCCGAATCGCGTCGACGTCGACAAGCTCTATCCCCTGCAGACGGCGGAGGTCGACCTCACCGGCGGGTACATTCTCAAGCTCGACCGGTCTGACGGCGAGCCGGACGCGAGTTGGAAGACGTCGCGCGGGATCCCGACGTTGAGCGGTTCGTTGCTCGTGCACGTCGAACCGGAACGGGCCGAGATGTCGCTGGCGCAACGCGACTACATCCGCGGCTACGTGCAAGCGTTCGAAGACGCGTTGTACGGACCGAATTCGACCGATCCGTTGCTGGGTTACGAAGCCTTCCTCGACGTCGACCCGACGATCGACCATCACATCATGCGGGTCTTCTCGAAGGACCCCGACGGGCTCCGGCTGAGCACGTTTCTGGTGAAGGACCGGGGGGGGAAGCTGTCGTTCGGGCCGGTGTGGGACTTCGATCGGGCCGCCGGGGCCGACGACGACGCCCGGGCCGCCGACCCGACTGGCTGGCCGATGCCCGACGTAAGCTGGTTTGAGTCCGATTGGTGGGGCCAACTGTTCGACGACCCCGACTTCACTCAGCGATGGGTCGACCGCTGGCAGGAACTCCGCCGCGGCGTGCTGAGCGACGCCAACATCCTGGCGACGGTCGCCGCCGAGGCCGCCCCGCTCGTCGAGGCCCAAGCGCGCAACTTCGCGCGCTGGCCGACGAGCGCCCCCAACGGAGGGGCGTACGCGGATTCGGGGCTCTCGGGATGGCTCGCCGAGATCAGCCATTTCGGCAACTGGCTCGTGGCGCGGGCCCAATGGATCGACGAGCAGCTCATCGCCCGCCCGGGGATGAGCCCCGCCGCCGGCGTCGTGTCGCCTGGGACGGTCGTCACGTTGACCGCGACTCCCGGCGCCGCCGTCTATTACACGCTCGACGGCAGCGACCCTCGCGCCGACGGAGGGGCCGTTTCCTCGGCGGCCATTCTGTACACAGGACCGTTCTCAGTCGCACAGACGACGACCGTCACGGCGCGCTCGCTGGGAACGCCTCCCCCGCAGAGCGCGAGCCGCTATCCTGCGGCCGAGTCGCCGAGCCGCGCCGTCGACGGCAACTCGGCGACGAAGTACCTGAACTACGGCAAGGAAGGCTCGGGGTTGATCGTCACGCCCGCCTCGGGGCCGGCGATTGTGCGGAGCTTCATCCTGACGACGGCCAACGACGTCAGCGCTCGCGACCCCGCCTCGTACCAAATCTACGGCACGAACGACCCGATCGCCAGCAAGGACAACAGCACGGGGCTCGCCGAGAACTGGACGCTCGTCAGTTCCGGGACGCTCAACCTGCCGGAAGCCCGGCGCACGAACGGGCCGGTCGTCTCCTTCGCCAACTCGACCTCGTACTCCTCGTACAAGATCGTCTTTCCGACGGTCAAGAACAGCGCGTCGGCCAACAGCCTGCAATTCGCCGACGTGCAGATGCACCAGACTCTGAACGGCACGGGACTGGGCGTGCTCGGCGCGAGCGATCAGGTGCGGGCGATCAACGTGGCCAGCCCCGACGTGAACTTCGGGGTCAGCGCGTGGAGCGAACGGACTGCCGGCCAGTTTGCGATCGAGGTTCCTGCGAGCGCCGCAAACCTGCGGATCACCGAGATCCACTACCACCCGGCCGATCCCACGCCCGCCGAGTTGGCCCTGGCGCCGGGGATCGTCGACAACGATTTCGAGTTCGTGGAGCTTCGCAACATCAGCGCCGAGGCGATCAGCCTCAGCGGCGTGCGGTTCACCGAGGGGATCGGGTTTGACTTCACGCTCGGCGGCGTCGCCGTGCTGCAGCCAGGCCAGTCCGTGCTGATCGTCGGCAATCCGGCGGCGTTCGCCGCGCGATACGGCACGGATCTGTCGATCGCGGGGCAGTTCACGGGCCGGCTCGACAACTCGGGCGAACGGCTCAAGCTCGTCGATGCGAACGACCAAGTCATTCACGATTTCGTGTACGACGACGCGCCGCCGTGGCCGACCGCGCCCGACGGCGACGGTCCGAGCCTGGAGGTCGTGAGCGTGTGGGGCAATTACGGCCAGGGCGCCAACTGGCGGGCCAGCGCCGTCCTGCACGGCAGCCCCGGGGCGCAACCGTGGCGGCCCGGCGACATGACCGACGACGGGGCCGTCGACGGCGTCGACTTCCTGGCATGGCAACGCGGGTTCGGGACCGTTTACGTTCCGGCTGATCTGTACGAGTGGAAGGCGACCTACGGCACGGAAACCGCCAGCCAGTCGGCCGTTGCGGCGATCGCGGCGCCGGCGGCGATCGACGAATCGGCGCTGGCGGCCGCGGCCAGGCTGCCGACGACGACCGCCGAACGCCGACCCGCCGCAGTCTGGGCCTGGCTCGCAGACGCCGGGCTGACGGCAAGCTCGCCGGACCGAGTCGCCGGACCGGGCGAGCCCGCGAGGTCGCCGCGCTCCACGGATGCCGGCGAGGCCGCCGTCGCGCGCCTGCACGACGACGTGCTGGCGCGGGAACCCTTCGCGCGGCGCAGCTCGGCGTGGGCCGAGAAACTCGCGCAAGCGCTTGGCGAGGAGGAGTCGCCGCACGGCGAAGATCGCTTCCTTGCCGACGCGGTCGGATCGCTCCTCACGTCGAAAAAAATGTCGCGAATTCTCCGTCGCGGCGCAACTCCGCTCGCCTAG
- a CDS encoding sigma-70 family RNA polymerase sigma factor — translation MKRPLVYPGFRTAGVDLDSDLPAIETMDSSPSDRADLDRVDPVRNEHARSEFVQLLTKAQLGLLRYVTALTGNPEEASNILQETNLILWEKFDEFTFGTNFEAWATKIAYWKVRAYLRDRSREKLVFSGEIVEQLAERHESTADMDSTIVAMRECLKKLRESDYDLLRLRYDGDYSIQKLSGHLGKSPSAVKGALLRARRLLRACIEGRLLHEA, via the coding sequence ATGAAACGACCCCTCGTCTATCCGGGCTTTAGGACGGCCGGCGTCGACCTCGACTCCGATTTGCCGGCGATTGAAACGATGGACAGTTCCCCTTCGGACCGCGCCGATCTCGACCGCGTCGACCCCGTTCGCAACGAGCACGCTCGCAGCGAGTTCGTCCAGTTGTTGACCAAGGCCCAGTTGGGACTGCTGCGATACGTCACGGCGCTGACGGGCAATCCCGAAGAGGCGAGCAACATCCTCCAGGAAACGAACCTGATCCTCTGGGAGAAGTTCGACGAGTTCACGTTCGGCACGAACTTCGAGGCCTGGGCCACGAAGATCGCCTACTGGAAGGTCCGGGCCTATCTCCGCGATCGGAGCCGCGAAAAGCTGGTGTTCAGCGGCGAAATCGTCGAGCAGCTTGCCGAGCGACACGAGTCGACCGCGGACATGGATTCGACGATTGTTGCGATGCGGGAGTGTTTGAAGAAGCTGCGAGAAAGCGACTACGACTTGCTGCGACTGCGCTACGACGGCGATTATTCGATTCAGAAGCTCTCCGGCCACCTTGGCAAATCCCCGTCCGCCGTCAAAGGCGCGTTGCTTCGCGCGCGGCGCTTGTTGCGGGCTTGCATCGAGGGACGACTCCTGCACGAGGCGTAG
- a CDS encoding DUF1559 domain-containing protein has translation MDRQSAVRVAKRGFTLVELLVVIAIIGVLIALLLPAIQAARESARRSQCTTNLKNLTLGMLNHESASGSWPASGWSGRWTGDPDRGSGAKQPGSWLFATLPYIEAQALHDMGKGLTGAARTTALQQRDSTPLNLANCPSRRSGGPYPYPHGQAALTGNGTGGVIEYTFTLAARGDYAVNVGDETGFDSRCITIAPTQYNAVVAGFPPTIDEFTGVSFCGNAVPSRAISDGLSYTMALGEKWVPRDQVDTGLYKGDDWAMFVGFQDDLVRSVYYNNRDADHVPQPDGADLSALTDLNRRELFGSSHPGGCLVSMCDGSVTLVSFDVDPEQFRQMGHRDDGGQPKASRR, from the coding sequence ATGGACCGTCAATCTGCTGTTCGAGTCGCGAAGCGTGGCTTTACGCTCGTAGAACTGTTGGTGGTGATCGCCATCATCGGCGTGCTCATCGCATTGCTCCTTCCCGCCATCCAGGCGGCACGAGAATCGGCCCGGCGATCCCAATGCACCACGAACCTCAAGAATCTGACCCTCGGGATGCTCAATCATGAAAGCGCGTCGGGGTCCTGGCCCGCTTCGGGTTGGTCGGGGCGGTGGACCGGCGATCCTGATCGCGGCAGCGGAGCCAAGCAACCGGGGTCCTGGCTGTTCGCAACGTTGCCGTACATCGAGGCGCAGGCTCTGCATGACATGGGCAAGGGCCTCACGGGCGCCGCCCGCACGACGGCCCTGCAACAGCGGGACTCGACCCCGCTGAATCTCGCCAATTGTCCCTCCCGCCGTAGCGGAGGCCCCTACCCGTACCCGCACGGACAAGCGGCTCTCACCGGCAACGGCACGGGCGGGGTGATCGAGTACACGTTCACGCTGGCGGCCCGCGGCGACTACGCCGTCAATGTCGGCGACGAAACCGGGTTCGATTCCCGGTGCATCACCATCGCGCCGACGCAGTACAACGCAGTGGTCGCCGGATTTCCGCCGACGATCGACGAGTTCACCGGCGTGTCGTTTTGCGGCAACGCGGTCCCCAGCCGCGCCATCTCCGACGGGCTGAGCTACACCATGGCCCTCGGCGAAAAGTGGGTTCCGCGCGATCAGGTCGACACGGGGCTGTACAAAGGGGACGACTGGGCCATGTTCGTCGGGTTCCAGGACGACCTGGTCCGTTCCGTCTACTACAACAATCGCGACGCCGACCATGTCCCGCAGCCGGACGGGGCCGATTTGAGCGCCCTGACCGATCTGAATCGTCGCGAGCTCTTCGGGAGTTCGCATCCCGGGGGATGTCTCGTCTCGATGTGCGACGGGTCCGTGACCCTCGTCTCGTTCGACGTCGATCCTGAACAGTTCCGCCAAATGGGGCACCGCGACGACGGCGGCCAACCCAAGGCCAGCCGCCGCTAG
- a CDS encoding LamG domain-containing protein, translated as MRIQAVAKLGFAWALLALTPSAEGQTLVHLWAFDQPFGLTQTFPDSSGNGHTGVGAGEIVPGRFGNAVMLLPGSNPLTGGIGDGVDWVDPTPENTALPVGRTDSWTINVWTSFVSPPGSLEYIAGFGIDDQETSGNSFKARSIMAFPNFHFWGATVDLDAGFPYPSDGSWHMSTATYNGATTELTMYYDGIRVASRVFGGTGPFLDAPAEVHAGNPSNWNEEFDGTIDEFGIWNGALSPAQIGGLFLHNNIAQPQNLQPTAAVNRATGHITLSNLTLASINDFVGYQITSAAGALDAGPWVKITGNLDQGMGATPIDSGPWSVTSSTDFQLSEGDQGAPAGTFHLGQTIDFGAIWKKSSIEDVVVKLFTNDGVTAKTLDVLVSYTGTPYSRSDLDTNGVLDLNDWQIFSANGFTSLTGLSRVNAALRGDLDGDGDNDRLDFRQFRADYIAAHGEAAFAALLAAVPEPSTAVGMAILGVVALGFYRKR; from the coding sequence ATGAGGATTCAAGCGGTCGCGAAGCTTGGTTTCGCGTGGGCGCTGCTCGCCCTGACGCCGTCGGCCGAGGGCCAGACCTTGGTGCACTTGTGGGCGTTCGACCAGCCGTTCGGATTGACCCAAACGTTTCCCGACAGTTCCGGCAACGGCCACACCGGCGTCGGGGCGGGCGAAATCGTGCCCGGCCGGTTCGGCAACGCCGTCATGCTCCTCCCCGGCAGCAATCCTCTGACCGGCGGCATCGGAGACGGCGTCGACTGGGTTGATCCGACCCCTGAAAACACCGCTCTGCCCGTCGGGCGGACCGACTCCTGGACGATCAACGTTTGGACGAGCTTCGTCTCTCCCCCGGGATCGCTCGAGTACATCGCCGGCTTCGGGATCGACGACCAGGAGACCAGCGGCAACAGCTTCAAGGCCCGATCGATCATGGCCTTTCCCAACTTCCACTTCTGGGGGGCGACGGTCGACCTTGACGCCGGGTTCCCGTATCCCTCCGACGGCTCGTGGCATATGTCGACCGCGACCTACAACGGCGCGACGACCGAATTGACCATGTACTATGACGGCATCCGCGTTGCGTCGAGGGTGTTCGGCGGAACGGGGCCGTTCCTCGACGCCCCGGCCGAGGTTCATGCCGGCAACCCCTCCAATTGGAACGAGGAGTTCGACGGCACGATCGACGAATTCGGGATCTGGAACGGCGCTCTCTCGCCGGCCCAGATCGGCGGGTTGTTTCTCCACAACAATATCGCTCAACCGCAGAACCTTCAGCCGACCGCGGCGGTCAATCGTGCGACGGGGCACATCACGCTCAGTAATCTTACCCTCGCCAGCATCAACGATTTCGTCGGCTATCAGATCACCTCCGCGGCCGGGGCGCTCGACGCCGGGCCATGGGTGAAGATCACCGGCAATCTCGACCAAGGCATGGGGGCGACGCCAATCGACTCCGGTCCCTGGTCCGTGACCTCCTCGACCGATTTCCAACTCTCCGAAGGCGATCAAGGAGCCCCGGCCGGGACGTTTCACCTCGGACAAACGATCGACTTCGGCGCCATCTGGAAGAAGTCCTCGATCGAGGACGTCGTGGTCAAGCTGTTCACCAACGACGGAGTCACGGCCAAGACGCTCGACGTGCTCGTCTCTTACACCGGCACGCCGTACTCGCGGAGCGATCTCGACACGAACGGCGTCCTCGACCTGAACGATTGGCAGATCTTCTCCGCCAACGGATTCACGAGTCTGACCGGCTTGTCCCGCGTCAACGCCGCACTCCGCGGCGATCTCGACGGCGACGGCGACAACGATCGGCTTGACTTTCGGCAGTTCCGCGCCGACTACATCGCCGCGCACGGCGAAGCGGCGTTCGCCGCGTTGCTCGCGGCCGTTCCCGAGCCGTCGACTGCCGTCGGCATGGCGATCCTGGGCGTCGTCGCTCTTGGATTCTACAGGAAACGCTAA
- a CDS encoding MFS transporter, whose protein sequence is MTKTIAILLAFLVMGVADAMGPLSDAVKGNYQVSSTTATMLSFFVFIAFAVFSVPGGLLAARIGKKKLLLLGLGLNVLAMLVPTVVNPGFAVLLGCIFLLGIGTTFLQVAGNPIMRDVSSEGAYSRNLALAQGIKGLGSATSAKLVFAASSIGAVSSMGWRAPFPLFLLLMSVAFVLVALTKVSETQVDEPPGVGDSLALLKEPVFALAVLGIFLYVGAEASLGRFLKPTLANLGFSDADAASYGPTMFFLLLTAGRLLGGAILTVVSPVACFRGSALLGLVGAGLLMTGTKSLAVPAIVCAGLGFANIWPMLFSITVEHRPERANELSGLMCMAISGGAIVPLVMGRLDDQQWGPRAFLVPAVCFVYLLVISLKSARDPASQTS, encoded by the coding sequence ATGACAAAGACGATCGCAATCCTTTTGGCGTTTCTGGTGATGGGGGTCGCGGACGCGATGGGTCCCTTGTCGGACGCGGTGAAGGGGAACTATCAAGTCAGCAGCACGACGGCGACGATGTTGTCGTTCTTCGTGTTCATCGCGTTCGCCGTGTTCAGCGTCCCGGGGGGCTTGCTGGCGGCGCGGATCGGGAAGAAAAAGCTGCTGCTCTTGGGGCTGGGGCTGAACGTCCTGGCGATGCTCGTCCCGACGGTCGTGAACCCGGGGTTCGCCGTGTTGCTGGGCTGCATCTTTCTGCTGGGGATCGGCACGACGTTTTTGCAGGTGGCCGGCAACCCGATCATGCGCGACGTGAGCAGCGAGGGCGCCTACAGCCGCAACCTCGCCCTGGCGCAAGGGATCAAGGGGCTGGGGAGCGCCACCTCGGCGAAGCTCGTGTTCGCGGCGAGCTCGATTGGCGCGGTCAGCAGCATGGGCTGGCGGGCGCCGTTCCCGCTGTTTCTGTTGTTGATGTCGGTCGCGTTCGTGCTCGTGGCGCTCACCAAGGTCAGCGAGACGCAGGTCGACGAGCCGCCCGGAGTCGGCGACAGCCTTGCGCTGCTCAAGGAGCCTGTCTTTGCGCTGGCCGTGTTGGGCATCTTTCTGTACGTCGGCGCCGAGGCCAGCCTGGGGCGGTTCCTGAAACCGACGTTGGCGAATCTGGGGTTCTCCGACGCGGACGCCGCCAGCTACGGCCCGACGATGTTTTTCCTGCTGCTGACGGCCGGTCGGTTGCTGGGGGGCGCCATCCTGACGGTCGTCAGCCCGGTCGCCTGCTTCCGCGGGTCGGCGCTATTGGGACTGGTCGGGGCCGGGCTCCTGATGACAGGGACCAAGTCGTTGGCCGTGCCGGCGATCGTTTGCGCCGGACTGGGGTTCGCCAACATCTGGCCGATGCTGTTTTCGATCACGGTGGAGCATCGCCCCGAGCGGGCCAACGAACTGAGCGGCCTGATGTGCATGGCAATCTCCGGCGGCGCGATCGTCCCGCTCGTCATGGGGCGGCTCGACGACCAGCAATGGGGCCCCCGGGCGTTCCTCGTGCCGGCCGTGTGCTTCGTCTACCTGCTGGTCATTTCGCTCAAGAGCGCCCGCGACCCGGCGTCGCAAACCTCCTGA